The Desulfovibrio fairfieldensis sequence CTGCCGAACAGCCGGACCAGAATGATGGTCACCGTGTAAATGGAGAAAAACCAGGCCGGTTGCGCGCCGGTGACCGAGCAGAGCCCCTTCATGAAGAAGATGGCCAGCACGGTCATGATGCTGAAGGTCAGACAGGCCATGTAGATGAAAAACAGGCCTGAATGGCTCACGGCCTGCCAGAGAGCCCGGCCTGAAAGGCTGCCCGCGCCTTGGGCGGGCATTTCCGGCGTCCGCAGGCGCGGGGCCAGGGGAATCAGCATGGCCAGGGCGGGCAGGCCAAGCACGGCGGTGAAGGCGAAGAGATGCGGTTCGCCGCCCAGAATGGGCAGGATACGCTCGGACAGGGCCGGAATGATCGAATAGGGCAGCAGCATGGTCAGGGAGAACAGGGCAAAGCCCCTGGCGCTCTGGCCCGTGGGGATGCAGCTGACCAGCACGGCCACCGTGCAGCTGGAATATACGGCCAGGGCAATGCCCTGGATGGTGCGCAGCAGCCAGATGATGCCGATGACATGCTCTCCCTGAACGTAGGGATAGGCCAGCAGGACGCAGCTGGAAACGATGATGGACAGCAGCATGGGCAGCAGCTTGCCGCGCTTGAGCAACAGCACGCTTGCCAGGGGACGGCAGAGCAGGACCATGGCGAAGAGGGAGGAAAGCAGCACGCCGCGCCAGTTGGGGGTGATGCTGAGACCTTCCAGCCATTGCTCGAAGCAGTAGAACACGGCGATGTAGCTGTTGCTGCACATAGCCATGCAGAAGAGCAGGATAAAGTCGCGGCTTAAGAGTTTTTGCGGCGGTTCGGAAGGTTTGTCCCAACGCTTGGGCTGTTCTTGCGGTCCACTGAAGGGGGGCATGAGGGCCTCGTTTATCTTGGGCGTTGCCCACAACGGACGCGCGCCGTCGCGGAAGCCCGCGCACCCATGGAACGTCGCGCGCAGGCAACTGCCGCGCAACCTTTGAGAATGTCAATTTTCAAAGGAATCTGCTCCGGCAAAATCCGCTCTGAGAGCGGATTACCTTTGAAACGCTTTGCGTTTCAAAGGGTTCATTCCGCCAAAAAGCGCGGTTATCGCTGCTGTCGATCCCCGTATGGCCCCGTTGTCGCCAAACGGGGACAGCCCTTCGGGCTGCCTTCGGTCGCTTTTCCGGAATCCACGCCGCGTTGCTCTCGATGCCTGTACGCCCTTTGGGCTACAGGCACGGCCCTACGGGCCGCCCGTCGGGTCGGTCTTCGCGGCGCGCCTCACCGTGTTCGGCGTTAGAGCATTTCAAAGTTGAAATACGCTAATGATACTCGCCATTGAGAAACTTGGCGGCATATGCCTGGACAGCTTCGTCATTGACCATGAGCATGTCCATCTGGCGAGTCATGATCAGAAGACGCCCCAACTGATCCAGGCGCGAGCACAGTTCAAGTTTGGGATATTTCTGGTAGCGCGCGCGTATCCTATCACCCGTGACCACGACGGTAAAGCCGAGTTCCGTGAGGATCAGCCCGATGCAGCGCACCCGCCGGGCGCGCTGCTCATTGCCTGCCGCGCCGCCCGCGAATTCAAAGCGGATGTAGTTTTTGCTCAGGGTGTCGCCGCACCAGGTGTCCAGAATGGCGTAGTGATAGCCCACGCGCGAGGAAAAGTTGAGGTAGCGGTCGGAAACAATGGCGTAGCTGCGGTCGCCGAAACGCTCGCCGCCGTGCTGGTTGCCGCCGATCATGGCCTGGCCCATGACCGAGAGAAAGCCGCTCATGTTCACCGGGCGGGGACCCTTGGCCTGCACGGCCGGATTGAGCATGCCGCCCAGAACGTGCCGGAAGGGCACGCTGGTGACCTCCTCGGGGGTGGCCGTGGCCGCTTCGGGATTTTTCAGGCCGCCGCCCAGGTCGATGATGTAGAGATCCAGCGGCACGGAACATACCAGACGGCTGGCCGCGCCGCCCGCGCAGTTTTCGGACAGACAGTCGGACAGCAGAAACATTTCCGAATAGCTCAGTTCGTGCGCGTAGCGCATGACGTCGTGCAGGGAGGTGCAGTTGGCCGGGCTGAACAATGCCGACTGCGGGTCCACCAGATGCAGGGGCAGAATGTAGGGAGCCACCCGCCGCAACAGCACCAGGGCGGGCGTATCGGCCCTAGGCTGGCGGCGGCTCAGGCGCAGGGCCAGCAATTCCGGAACTTCGCCGTCGAAAACCCGGCCCGAAAGAGCGTCCACGGTCACCACCTGCCCCGGCGTGAGCTGGTTGGTGGCTCCGGCCAGATTCATCAATGTGGGCACCCCGAACTCGCGGCAGATGGAGGCCATGTGCCCGGTGAGGCTGCCGGTTTCGGCAATGATGGCCGCGGCCCGCTGCATGGCGGTCATGGCGTTGGGCGAGGAGTGCTGCATAAGCATGACCGCGCCTTCGGGAAAATGGGTCAGATCCTCGTCCGGCTGTACCGGCACCACCGGACCGCAGCCCACGCCCTTGGCCGCCACGTCCGCGCCGGAGAGCAGCGGCCGCATGTGCTTCAGGGCCGGGGCAGCGCTTTCCGCCGCCGTGCTGTCCAGGCCCATGGGCCGGGTCTGGAGCAGAATGATCTGGTCGTCCTCGTCCACGGCCCACTCCAGATCCTGGGGATACTGGTAGTGGCGCTCCAGTTCCAGGGCCATGGCGGCCAGCCGCTCCACCTGCTCGCGGCTGAGACAGGGCACGTCGCGCAGTGCCTCGGGCACGTCCACCACCTCGCTTTCCACGGTCTCGCCCCGGCGCACCAGAACCAGCCGCGCCTCCTTGTGGGCGATGGTTTCACGCGTGATCTTGCGGGTAGCCCGCGAAACCAGCCACTGGTCGGGCGTGCCCGAACCGTCCACTACCATCTCGCCCAGGCCCCAGAGGCCGTTGATCAGCACGCAGTTGGAGCGCAGATCCACGGGATGGCGGGAAAAGGCCACACCGGCGGCCTTGGCCCGGACCATTTCCAGGCAGCACAAGCCCATGCCCGAGGCTTCCAGGGTATAGCCGTGGCTGGCCCGGTAGGTCATGGCGCGCGGCGAAAAGAGGCTTGCCACCACTTTTTTGAAGGAAGGCAACAGGGTTTGGCGGGTGACGCCCAGGATGCTGCGGTACTGCCCGGCGAAGGACTGCACGCCGTCCTCGGCAATGGCGCTGGAACGCAGGGCCGCCACCGCGTCGCCCCCGCCGAAAGATTCATCCCAGGCGCGGAGCAGGGCTCCGCCCACCTCCTCGGGAACGGGCGCGTCCACAATGAGCTGTTCCACCCTGGCCGAGGCTTCGCGGATGCTGGCCGGGTCGTCCGGGTCCACGGCGCGGAGCGTGAGATGGATGTTTTTGAACAGCCCGCTGCTTTGCAGCAGCAGCAAAATGCCCGCCTGGATGGTGATGGCGAAGCCGCGCGGCACGGGCATGTCCAGCATGTTGCGCAATTCGCCCAGGTTGGCGTTTTTGCCGCCCACGCTGTAGGCCATGCTGGCGTCCACCTCGCTGAGCGGCAGGGTCAGGGAGGTCACGTCGCCGCGCGTATGCTGTTCCAGCTCATGTTCAATGCGGGCGCCCAGGGCCTCCACGGCCGTATTGAGATCCTGGTGGCGCTGATTGGAAATGTCGTTGAGGCAGGTCGCCATGCGCTCGCTCTGGACTATGGCCCGCCGGGCCTCCTTGCGCACCTGGCTGGTTTCCAGGCTGCGCTCGCCGCGCTGGGCCGCGTTCAGGGAGGCCATGATGCCCGCCAGATCGGCATTGGCCTGCAGCAATTCCTTGAAGGAGGCGTAACGGCGGGTAAAGGCGGCCATGGCCTGCTCGCGGCTGATGCGCGGCTTGAGGCCCAGGAGTTTTTTCAGGCTCTGTACGGCGTTCATCAGGAGCGTCCTTTGTCAGCCGGAACGTATCCGCCGGGCTGCACGATCACATAACGCTGGGCCGGGCCGCGCCCTTCCTTGCGCATCAGGCCGAGCCGCACCATCTGTTGCAAATCATACTGCGCCGTGCGCATGGAAATGCCTTCCCCGGCCAGGTTCTGGTATTCCTGGCGGCTCACGCTGCCCAGAGCCGCCAGGCGCGGCAGCAGTTCCCGCTGGCGGTGGTTGAGCTGTTC is a genomic window containing:
- a CDS encoding MFS transporter; its protein translation is MPPFSGPQEQPKRWDKPSEPPQKLLSRDFILLFCMAMCSNSYIAVFYCFEQWLEGLSITPNWRGVLLSSLFAMVLLCRPLASVLLLKRGKLLPMLLSIIVSSCVLLAYPYVQGEHVIGIIWLLRTIQGIALAVYSSCTVAVLVSCIPTGQSARGFALFSLTMLLPYSIIPALSERILPILGGEPHLFAFTAVLGLPALAMLIPLAPRLRTPEMPAQGAGSLSGRALWQAVSHSGLFFIYMACLTFSIMTVLAIFFMKGLCSVTGAQPAWFFSIYTVTIILVRLFGSHRLDTLPRYRVTTLCCAVLACCMLGLAWGPLWAFIPLTCVYGLGLGLLYPLLAAAVYDRSTPTTRSINSNVMMATFDASGMLGPLLGGLVIHAGYGYRGVFTATAVTISLCGCCMLIDRMRMIWRDKATQRHAL
- a CDS encoding PEP/pyruvate-binding domain-containing protein — protein: MNAVQSLKKLLGLKPRISREQAMAAFTRRYASFKELLQANADLAGIMASLNAAQRGERSLETSQVRKEARRAIVQSERMATCLNDISNQRHQDLNTAVEALGARIEHELEQHTRGDVTSLTLPLSEVDASMAYSVGGKNANLGELRNMLDMPVPRGFAITIQAGILLLLQSSGLFKNIHLTLRAVDPDDPASIREASARVEQLIVDAPVPEEVGGALLRAWDESFGGGDAVAALRSSAIAEDGVQSFAGQYRSILGVTRQTLLPSFKKVVASLFSPRAMTYRASHGYTLEASGMGLCCLEMVRAKAAGVAFSRHPVDLRSNCVLINGLWGLGEMVVDGSGTPDQWLVSRATRKITRETIAHKEARLVLVRRGETVESEVVDVPEALRDVPCLSREQVERLAAMALELERHYQYPQDLEWAVDEDDQIILLQTRPMGLDSTAAESAAPALKHMRPLLSGADVAAKGVGCGPVVPVQPDEDLTHFPEGAVMLMQHSSPNAMTAMQRAAAIIAETGSLTGHMASICREFGVPTLMNLAGATNQLTPGQVVTVDALSGRVFDGEVPELLALRLSRRQPRADTPALVLLRRVAPYILPLHLVDPQSALFSPANCTSLHDVMRYAHELSYSEMFLLSDCLSENCAGGAASRLVCSVPLDLYIIDLGGGLKNPEAATATPEEVTSVPFRHVLGGMLNPAVQAKGPRPVNMSGFLSVMGQAMIGGNQHGGERFGDRSYAIVSDRYLNFSSRVGYHYAILDTWCGDTLSKNYIRFEFAGGAAGNEQRARRVRCIGLILTELGFTVVVTGDRIRARYQKYPKLELCSRLDQLGRLLIMTRQMDMLMVNDEAVQAYAAKFLNGEYH